From one Lycium ferocissimum isolate CSIRO_LF1 chromosome 5, AGI_CSIRO_Lferr_CH_V1, whole genome shotgun sequence genomic stretch:
- the LOC132058496 gene encoding uncharacterized protein LOC132058496 — protein sequence MSFTFWMNSILERLSLRLPLLFYAATWTTLLTIIVAVASFSPEFAFVSAITPSSSFSQACHNHGKGSVRIPLDLPLEVFCFPTEVFKRSKLDLLVPPIFAATIVAVSAYAVKALALWEVDDHEQNQF from the coding sequence ATGAGCTTCACTTTCTGGATGAACTCAATTCTTGAAAGGCTTTCTTTGAGGCTACCATTGTTATTCTATGCAGCAACATGGACAACCCTTTTAACAATAATAGTAGCAGTGGCTTCATTTTCACCGGAATTTGCTTTTGTATCGGCGATAACACCGTCTTCTTCCTTCTCTCAGGCTTgtcataatcatggaaaaggATCTGTGAGAATTCCATTGGATCTTCCATTAGAGGTTTTTTGTTTCCCTACTGAGGTGTTTAAAAGGTCTAAACTGGATTTGCTTGTTCCTCCTATTTTTGCGGCAACTATTGTGGCTGTTTCTGCTTATGCTGTTAAAGCTTTGGCTTTGTGGGAGGTTGATGATCATGaacaaaatcaattttga